TCCCCGCCTTGATCTTCACGATCGTGATCGCGAACACCAGGATGACCAGTGCGCCGAGGATCAGACCCATGACAATGGCGCGCGAGCGTTGGCGTGCGCGGATCAGCTTGTCGGTGTCGGACTGGAGGTCGGGCATGATGTCAGATCCAATGATCGACGACGAGCGCGCCGAAGAGAATGAAGAGATAAAGGATCGAATAAGCGAACAGGCGCTTTTCGGGACGCATCGTGTCTTGAACGCCGGTGGTGCGCAGCGAGACCTGCAACGCCATCGCGCCGAACACCGCGGTCATGACGATCGCCACGATGCCGTAGAGCGCGCCCGCCTGCCCGAGCGGCCAGGGCGCGATCGCTGCGGCCGCCATCGGCAAGGTGTAGAGCCCGATCTGCACGCGGGTGGTGCGCTCGCCCGCGACGACCGGGAGCATCGGCACGCCGGCCGCAGCGTAATCGGTCTTCATGAACAGCGCGAGCGCCCAGAAATGCGGCGGCGTCCACAGGAAGATCAGCGCGAACAACAATATCGGCAGGACTGCGACGTCGCCGGTCGCGGCGGCCCAGCCGATCAGCGGCGGGAAGGCACCGGCAGCGCCGCCGATGACGATGTTCTGCGGCGTGCGGCGCTTCAGCCAGATGGTGTAGATGAAGACATAGAACAGGATCGACACACTGAGGATCGCGGCGGCGACGAGGTTGAGCGCCAGCCCCATCAGGATCACCGAAAAGGCGGCGAGCCCGACGCCGAAATGCAGCGCCGACTGACGGTCCATGCGCCCGGCGGGCAGGGGGCGGCCCGCGGTGCGCTTCATCACGCCGTCGATATCCGCCTCATACCATTGGTTGAGCGCGCCGGCCGCGCCTGCGCCAAGCGCGATGCACAGGATCGCGGTGAAGCCGAGCACCGGATCGATCGTCACTGGTGCGGCGAGCATGCCGCACAGTCCGGTGAACACGACAAGGCTCATCACCCGGGGTTTGGTCAGGGCGAGAAAGTCGCGCCAGTCGGCGGGCAAAATGAGAGTCGCGGAAGTCATGATTGCCAGCGCCTATAGGCCGCTGGGGCGGCTGGGGAAAGTGCCGCGTTTGCCCGCTGATCCGGCGGTCGCCATTGCCCCACCATTGTATTGCATGGCGCGTGATTCTAACCTTTGGCATGTCATCTGAACCTGCCGCCGCGATTGACCCGGCGCTGATCGAACCATGGTTGCGCGCCCGATCCGTGGCGCGGGGCCTGCCCCAGCCCGTCCGTGACCGGGGCGGCCTGAGACTGGACACCAATCTGCCCGTCGAGTTGCGGCGCTACGTCTTTGCGCGACCCGGGCCCGGTTTGATCGAGCTGGGCCGATCGATCACCGCACCGCTTGTCTTTCTAAAGCTGTGCGGGCCCCCGGAGCAGCTCGCCGCATTGCTTCCCGCGCACTGGCGTCTGTCCCCGGTCGGTTATGTGATGACCTGCGGCACGCCGCCGGCCACCGTCGGACTATCGCCGGGTTATCGGATGGAAATTCACGCCAACGGCCCGGTCACGGAAGTCTGCATCCTCGACGATCGCGATGCTCTCGCGGCAAGTGGCTTTGCCGCTGAATGGGATGGGCTGTTCATATACGACCGGATCGTGACGGATGCCGGGCATCGGCGCAAAGGCCTTGGCCGCGCCGTCATGGCCGCGCTTGGCGCGGCGCGACGATCACCGCAATCGCGCCAGCTACTCGTTGCCACCGAAGAGGGGCGTGCGCTTTACGCCATGATGGGCTGGGATGTGGGCCTGCTTTTCTCTTCTGCCGGTATTGCTGACGACACCGGCGTCTAGCGAATTTCCGCGGCCGCCTGCGTTATCTCGGCGGCATTGTCGCTGCCCGACATTCCCCGACCTGTCTCAGCAACGCCCCAAAAGCAAAACGCCCCGGCTCATCACCGGGGCGTTTCACTTGTTCGAAAGGTCGTCGGTCTCAGTGATGACCGCCGTCGTCGATCACCGGGAGCGTTTCGAACTGGTGATATGGCGGCGGGCTGGACAGCGTCCATTCCAGCGTCGTGGCGCCTTCGCCCCACACATTGTCCGCCGCCTTGCTGCCCTTGGCCAGCGACCAGAACAAATTGACGAAGAAGATGATCATCGACGCGCCCATGATCATGTAGCCGACCGTCGCGATATAGTTCCAGTGTGCCAGACCATCGGTATAGTCGGGCATGCGGCGCGGCATGCCCTGCAGGCCGAGGAAGTGCATCGGGAAGAACATCACGTTCACGCCGACGAAGAACACCCAGAAATGCAGCTGGCCGAGGAACTCGTTATAGTTCTTCCCCCACATTTTCGCGAACCAGTAATAGAAGCCCGCGAACAGGCTGAACACCGCGCCGAGGCTCAGCACATAGTGGAAATGCGCCACCACATAATAAGTGTCCTGCATGTAGTCGTCGACGCCGCCATTGGCGAGCACGACACCGGTCACGCCACCGACGGTGAACATGAAGATGAAGCCGATCGCCCATAGCATCGGGGTCTTGAAGCTGAGCGAGCCG
This portion of the Sphingomonas sp. So64.6b genome encodes:
- a CDS encoding heme o synthase, with amino-acid sequence MTSATLILPADWRDFLALTKPRVMSLVVFTGLCGMLAAPVTIDPVLGFTAILCIALGAGAAGALNQWYEADIDGVMKRTAGRPLPAGRMDRQSALHFGVGLAAFSVILMGLALNLVAAAILSVSILFYVFIYTIWLKRRTPQNIVIGGAAGAFPPLIGWAAATGDVAVLPILLFALIFLWTPPHFWALALFMKTDYAAAGVPMLPVVAGERTTRVQIGLYTLPMAAAAIAPWPLGQAGALYGIVAIVMTAVFGAMALQVSLRTTGVQDTMRPEKRLFAYSILYLFILFGALVVDHWI
- a CDS encoding GNAT family N-acetyltransferase, coding for MSSEPAAAIDPALIEPWLRARSVARGLPQPVRDRGGLRLDTNLPVELRRYVFARPGPGLIELGRSITAPLVFLKLCGPPEQLAALLPAHWRLSPVGYVMTCGTPPATVGLSPGYRMEIHANGPVTEVCILDDRDALAASGFAAEWDGLFIYDRIVTDAGHRRKGLGRAVMAALGAARRSPQSRQLLVATEEGRALYAMMGWDVGLLFSSAGIADDTGV